From the genome of Colletotrichum higginsianum IMI 349063 chromosome 4, whole genome shotgun sequence, one region includes:
- a CDS encoding Serine threonine protein kinase: MSAGGLEIFGAVGVSLQLVKAAGTCLSIVNEIRQISNLAHEQNNAHFELQVQALKFERWCATLSIQDILRRTEQGPSNSGLCKPTDQIQLKGAVESQLRLENPILVDLTTRALTDMKNDFAEATKIIMQYAGMSPPPEKIPSNTSLQVPKGGKQSRWDKMLRKEPKKQPSASLQAHSNVISRGGSSMALRTKWVTSDKGRVEALLKRIGHTNELLVVLLDTAHQAQVDRQTDMTILDLMDHDTLEGTTSRPELKTMAKIKQWQMQERRDSQTDDAVSAYSFSTISGANQTSRRIHSYQVRDFKRGSLPHGDYRTLTALEDKPVMVEWKYYNRDQPFRLEQTLRLGGLVGLLNKDELFKKFMTLPCKGLVDDADNSRIGVVFAVEGSAGNRLKSLQALIRETQVPVPIGQRFQLAKGLVTAVHHLHSVDWLHKSIRSDNIICSWAPESEIKIPSPSSRGKPAVVQENGGDGSGSGFGAAKASAARPRPRPLPPQYLVGWDLSRPDHPLELSETLSISTAGFQSRRDEILLYNHPSLHAQSASGKRPRYCARFDIYSLGLVLLEIGLWRTLSELRRHCNSDAEFRDKLPTEFCDKLLPRVGEVYWRAVRRCINGDFDDGSDGASETEGFQLQIAFERLVVSEIERCYA, encoded by the coding sequence ATGTCGGCTGGGGGTCTGGAAATCTTTGGGGCGGTTGGGGTATCGTTGCAACTCGTCAAGGCGGCCGGGACCTGCTTGTCGATTGTGAACGAGATTCGACAAATCTCAAACCTTGCTCACGAGCAAAACAACGCTCACTTCGAGTTACAAGTTCAAGCCTTGAAGTTTGAAAGGTGGTGTGCCACGTTGAGCATCCAGGACATCTTACGGAGGACCGAGCAGGGTCCGAGTAATTCCGGGCTTTGCAAGCCAACCGATCAGATTCAACTGAagggcgccgtcgagtcACAACTTCGCTTGGAGAATCCGATCCTCGTTGATCTGACCACGAGGGCTCTGACAGACATGAAAAACGACTTTGCAGAGGCAACCAAGATCATCATGCAGTATGCAGGAATGTCACCGCCGCCTGAGAAGATACCTAGCAACACCTCGCTGCAAGTCCCAAAGGGCGGAAAACAATCGAGATGGGACAAAATGCTGCGCAAGGAACCAAAGAAACAACCGTCTGCCTCTCTTCAGGCTCATTCGAATGTGATTTCGCGCGGAGGCTCCAGCATGGCCCTCAGAACCAAGTGGGTAACGTCGGACAAAGGCCGGGTTGAGGCCCTGTTGAAGCGAATTGGGCATACAAACGAGTTGCTGGTCGTGCTCCTCGACACTGCGCATCAGGCACAGGTTGACCGGCAGACGGACATGACCATCCTCGACCTCATGGACCATGATACCTTGGAAGGGACGACATCGCGCCCAGAACTGAAGACGATGGCCAAGATCAAGCAATGGCAGATGCAAGAGCGGAGAGACAGCCAAACCGACGACGCAGTATCGGCGTACTCCTTCTCAACTATCTCGGGCGCGAACCAAACCTCGAGAAGGATTCATTCCTATCAAGTTCGCGACTTCAAGAGAGGAAGCCTCCCGCACGGCGACTATAGAACGTTGACGGCTCTGGAAGACAAGCCGGTCATGGTTGAGTGGAAGTACTACAACCGCGACCAGCCTTTCCGTCTCGAGCAGACCCTGCGGCTAGGTGGCCTCGTGGGATTACTTAACAAAGACGAACTTTTCAAGAAGTTCATGACGCTGCCCTGCAAgggtctcgtcgacgatgccgacaaCTCGAGGATCGGGGTCGTTTTTGCGGTCGAGGGATCTGCCGGTAACCGCTTGAAATCCCTACAGGCCTTGATTCGCGAGACCCAAGTTCCAGTTCCGATCGGGCAGAGGTTTCAACTCGCCAAAGGCCTCGTCACGGCCGTCCACCATCTCCATTCTGTTGATTGGCTGCATAAGTCGATCCGAAGCGATAACATCATATGCTCCTGGGCGCCCGAATCCGAGATAAAGATcccgtctccgtcttccAGAGGTAAACCGGCAGTTGTCCAGGAaaacggcggcgatggctcAGGTTCTGGTTTCGGAGCAGCGAAAGCCTCGGCAGCTCGACCGCGCCCGCGACCACTGCCCCCTCAGTATCTCGTCGGTTGGGACTTGTCTCGCCCCGACCACCCCCTGGAGTTATCCGAGACACTGTCGATTTCCACGGCCGGGTTCCAGAGCCGACGCGACGAGATTCTTCTCTACAACCATCCGAGCCTGCATGCGCAGTCGGCATCGGGCAAGAGGCCGCGGTACTGCGCCAGATTCGACATTTACAGTCTAGGGCTAGTCCTCCTCGAAATAGGTTTGTGGCGCACTTTGAGCGAGCTGCGTCGTCATTGTAACAGCGACGCTGAATTCAGGGACAAGCTCCCCACCGAGTTCTGCGACAAACTGCTCCCGAGAGTTGGGGAGGTGTATTGGCGTGCCGTACGGAGGTGTATAAACGGCGATTTCGACGACGGGTCCGATGGGGCCTCGGAGACGGAAGGATTCCAGTTACAAATAGCGTTCGAGAGGCTGGTAGTGTCTGAGATTGAGAGATGCTATGCATAA